One Deinococcus grandis DNA window includes the following coding sequences:
- a CDS encoding response regulator codes for MARILIVDDSPADLKFMEAALKGTAHSVTALNDPAQVETVADQLRPDLLLVDVVMPGRNGYEVVRGLRRQPGMEALKVVFVSSKGNETDVKWGLRQGADDYIVKPYTPEQVLGVVNRLIG; via the coding sequence ATGGCCCGAATCCTGATCGTTGACGACTCCCCCGCCGACCTGAAATTCATGGAAGCCGCGCTGAAAGGCACCGCCCACAGCGTCACCGCGCTGAACGACCCCGCCCAGGTGGAAACCGTGGCCGACCAGCTGCGCCCCGACCTGCTGCTCGTGGACGTCGTCATGCCCGGCCGCAACGGCTACGAGGTCGTGCGCGGCCTGCGCCGCCAGCCCGGCATGGAAGCCCTGAAGGTCGTGTTCGTGTCCAGCAAGGGCAACGAAACCGACGTGAAATGGGGCCTGCGCCAGGGCGCCGACGACTACATCGTCAAACCCTACACCCCCGAGCAGGTGCTCGGCGTCGTGAACCGGCTGATCGGCTGA
- a CDS encoding MHYT domain-containing protein, which translates to MEHEMLHHNWMGSYILLSYAIAVAASYMSLELAGRAGRVFNSASSRFWLIAQALVLGYGIWAMHFVGMMAFQVNAATSLNYPITVLSGLIAVAFVYPALLVLHSGAFTLRRLGIAGAIAGTGIVAMHYSGMAAYRMPGTELQINVVALIASVIIAVGASMAALFLFHTLTSDWARRQTKMQLNLVKVGAAAVMGVAITGMHYTGMAALQFKVVDEMKLGIAADGIDTTLLALVIGVVSFLLMGLAVTSVLMDAGRGGDLDDLDFGSAAD; encoded by the coding sequence ATGGAACATGAGATGCTGCACCACAACTGGATGGGTTCGTACATCCTCCTCTCGTACGCGATCGCCGTCGCCGCGTCCTACATGTCCCTGGAACTCGCCGGCCGCGCCGGTCGCGTCTTCAACAGCGCCTCCAGCCGCTTCTGGCTGATCGCGCAGGCCCTGGTCCTCGGCTACGGCATCTGGGCCATGCACTTCGTGGGCATGATGGCCTTCCAGGTGAACGCCGCCACCAGCCTGAACTACCCCATCACCGTCCTGTCCGGCCTGATCGCCGTGGCCTTCGTGTACCCCGCGCTGCTCGTGCTGCACAGCGGCGCGTTCACCCTGCGGCGCCTGGGCATCGCGGGCGCCATCGCCGGGACCGGCATCGTCGCCATGCACTACAGCGGCATGGCCGCCTACCGCATGCCCGGCACCGAACTGCAGATCAACGTCGTCGCGCTGATCGCCTCGGTCATCATCGCCGTGGGCGCCAGCATGGCCGCGCTGTTCCTGTTCCACACCCTGACCAGCGACTGGGCGCGCCGCCAGACCAAGATGCAGCTGAACCTCGTCAAGGTCGGCGCGGCCGCCGTCATGGGCGTCGCCATCACCGGCATGCACTACACCGGCATGGCCGCCCTGCAGTTCAAGGTCGTCGACGAGATGAAGCTCGGCATCGCCGCCGACGGCATCGACACCACGCTGCTCGCGCTGGTGATCGGCGTCGTGTCCTTCCTGCTGATGGGTCTGGCCGTCACCAGCGTGCTCATGGACGCCGGGCGCGGCGGTGACCTCGACGACCTCGACTTCGGCAGCGCCGCCGACTGA
- a CDS encoding aminopeptidase: MTSTDFQTRLARYAELLVRTGVNLPQGGRVRISAPVEATELVRLVARAAYRAGAQDVRVTYLDPHLNLALFEDGTDDAVQYLPAWFAQEAEAMVEDGYASIGIIGEDPSLLAGVDPARIAARSKATAQAMRRVSEASGSFRVNWTVGAMATPAWAARVYPDLPQDEAVARLWDDIFTVTRADQPDPVAAWDAHLTRLQRLTTHLNGKQYAAVHLRSDLGTDLTVGLARNHVWQGGAETAQNGVRGVPNLPTDEVFTAPHRDRVDGVAVASKPLSARGQLIEGIRMRFEAGRAVEVSATRGEETLKALIATDEGAARLGEVALVPASAPVAQTGTLFLNTLFDENAASHIALGRCYPTNVQGGTDPATLDAAGGNHDSLIHVDWMIGTPATDVDGITKDGTREPLMRAGEWVIEGL; the protein is encoded by the coding sequence ATGACCTCAACTGATTTTCAGACGCGACTGGCGCGCTACGCCGAACTGCTTGTCCGGACCGGCGTGAACCTCCCGCAGGGTGGCCGGGTCCGCATCAGCGCGCCCGTCGAGGCGACCGAACTGGTGCGGCTGGTGGCGCGCGCCGCGTACCGGGCCGGGGCGCAGGACGTGCGCGTCACGTACCTGGACCCGCACCTGAACCTCGCGCTGTTCGAGGACGGCACCGACGACGCCGTGCAGTACCTGCCCGCGTGGTTCGCGCAGGAAGCCGAGGCGATGGTGGAAGACGGGTACGCGTCCATCGGGATCATCGGTGAGGACCCCTCGCTGCTGGCGGGCGTGGACCCCGCGCGGATCGCGGCGCGCAGCAAGGCCACCGCGCAGGCCATGCGCCGGGTCAGCGAGGCGAGCGGCAGCTTCCGCGTGAACTGGACGGTCGGCGCGATGGCCACGCCCGCCTGGGCCGCCCGCGTGTACCCGGACCTGCCGCAGGACGAGGCCGTGGCCCGCCTGTGGGACGACATCTTCACGGTGACCCGCGCGGATCAGCCCGACCCGGTCGCCGCGTGGGACGCGCACCTGACCCGCCTTCAGCGCCTGACCACCCACCTGAACGGCAAACAGTACGCCGCCGTGCACCTGCGCAGCGACCTGGGCACCGACCTGACCGTGGGCCTCGCCCGGAACCACGTGTGGCAGGGCGGTGCGGAAACCGCGCAGAACGGCGTGCGCGGCGTCCCGAACCTCCCCACCGACGAGGTCTTCACCGCCCCGCACCGTGACCGCGTGGATGGTGTGGCGGTCGCCAGCAAGCCCCTGAGTGCGCGCGGGCAGCTCATCGAGGGCATCCGCATGCGTTTCGAGGCTGGGCGCGCCGTCGAGGTCAGCGCCACGCGCGGCGAGGAGACCCTGAAAGCCCTGATCGCCACCGACGAGGGCGCCGCCCGCCTGGGCGAGGTGGCCCTGGTGCCCGCCAGCGCGCCCGTCGCGCAGACCGGGACGCTGTTCCTGAACACCCTGTTCGACGAGAACGCCGCGTCGCACATCGCGCTGGGCCGCTGCTACCCCACGAACGTGCAGGGCGGCACCGACCCCGCCACGCTGGACGCGGCGGGCGGGAACCACGACAGCCTGATCCACGTGGACTGGATGATCGGCACGCCCGCCACCGACGTGGACGGCATCACGAAGGACGGCACCCGCGAGCCGCTGATGCGCGCGGGCGAGTGGGTCATCGAGGGGCTGTAA
- a CDS encoding chemotaxis protein CheW — MPDALLVRVQDTRLALPLSGEQTIAEVGPLAPLPHGQPLLRGLTTLQGRAVPLLDLAPLLGHPAATSQLMVLTSLEGERVALLVDEIYGVSSLPTPPPGTALLLDVPGGPLLNPAALARDLRDHLG; from the coding sequence ATGCCCGACGCGCTGCTCGTCCGCGTGCAGGACACCCGCCTCGCGCTGCCCCTCTCGGGCGAGCAGACCATCGCGGAGGTCGGCCCGCTCGCACCCCTCCCGCACGGCCAGCCGCTGCTGCGCGGCCTGACCACCCTGCAGGGCCGCGCCGTGCCGCTCCTCGACCTCGCGCCGCTGCTCGGCCACCCCGCCGCCACCTCCCAGCTGATGGTCCTGACCAGCCTCGAAGGTGAACGCGTCGCGCTGCTCGTCGACGAGATCTACGGCGTCAGCAGCCTGCCCACCCCCCCGCCCGGCACGGCCCTGCTGCTCGACGTGCCCGGCGGTCCCCTCCTGAACCCGGCCGCCCTGGCCCGCGACCTGCGCGACCACCTCGGCTGA
- a CDS encoding DUF2087 domain-containing protein produces the protein MSADLTARAALFRALSHPARLSLLRLVWTREASGDELARLMNLAPATVSHHLAHLTEAGLILTRKDGHHRLHRAHAAALDLNLADVVRGAAPAPTPDDPYRDRVLRAFLKGGRLTTLPAQRKKKDVILHELVTLFEHGRHYPEAEVNAILGDVYADVSTLRREMIGLGVLNRERGVYWRPAADADPASPGDAG, from the coding sequence ATGAGCGCCGACCTCACCGCCCGCGCCGCGCTGTTCCGCGCGCTGTCCCACCCCGCACGCCTCAGCCTGCTGCGCCTCGTCTGGACGCGCGAGGCCAGCGGCGACGAACTCGCCCGCCTGATGAACCTCGCGCCCGCCACCGTCAGCCACCACCTCGCGCATCTCACCGAGGCCGGACTGATCCTCACCCGCAAAGACGGCCACCACCGCCTGCACCGCGCGCACGCCGCCGCGCTGGACCTGAACCTCGCGGACGTCGTGCGCGGCGCCGCCCCCGCCCCCACGCCCGACGACCCCTACCGCGACCGCGTGCTGCGCGCCTTCCTGAAAGGCGGCCGCCTGACCACCCTGCCCGCCCAGCGCAAGAAGAAGGACGTCATCCTGCACGAACTCGTCACCCTGTTCGAGCACGGCCGCCACTACCCGGAAGCCGAGGTGAACGCCATCCTGGGCGACGTGTACGCCGACGTGTCCACCCTGCGCCGCGAGATGATCGGCCTGGGCGTCCTGAACCGCGAACGGGGCGTGTACTGGCGGCCCGCAGCGGACGCCGATCCCGCTTCCCCCGGGGACGCCGGGTAG
- the wrbA gene encoding NAD(P)H:quinone oxidoreductase, with protein sequence MTTPNPVKLAIVYYSTYGTNHAMAHAAAEAARAAGAEVRVLKVPETAPQAVIDTQDAWKAQQERTADVPTATPADLEWADAYLFSAPTRFGGAASQMRAFIDTLGGLWGTGKLADKTFSAMTSAQNPNGGQETTLQTLYITAMHWGSIIVAPGYTDPAIFASGGNPYGASVTANGQPLTGEDLATIAHQARRLVEVTAKLKN encoded by the coding sequence ATGACCACACCCAACCCCGTCAAACTGGCCATCGTCTACTACTCCACCTACGGCACCAACCACGCCATGGCCCACGCCGCCGCCGAGGCCGCCCGCGCCGCCGGCGCCGAGGTCCGCGTGCTGAAAGTCCCCGAGACCGCCCCGCAGGCCGTCATCGACACGCAGGACGCCTGGAAGGCCCAGCAGGAACGCACCGCCGACGTGCCCACCGCCACCCCCGCCGACCTCGAATGGGCCGACGCCTACCTGTTCAGCGCCCCCACCCGCTTCGGCGGCGCCGCCAGCCAGATGCGCGCCTTCATCGACACGCTCGGCGGCCTGTGGGGCACCGGGAAACTCGCCGACAAGACCTTCAGCGCCATGACCAGCGCCCAGAACCCCAACGGCGGCCAGGAAACCACCCTCCAGACCCTGTACATCACCGCCATGCACTGGGGCTCGATCATCGTCGCGCCCGGGTACACCGACCCCGCCATCTTCGCGTCCGGCGGCAACCCCTACGGCGCCAGCGTCACCGCGAACGGCCAGCCCCTCACGGGCGAGGACCTCGCCACCATCGCCCACCAGGCCCGGCGCCTCGTCGAGGTCACCGCGAAACTCAAGAACTGA
- the pgm gene encoding phosphoglucomutase (alpha-D-glucose-1,6-bisphosphate-dependent) — MTLSPLAGKRAPQSLLTNIPRLVAHYYETRPDMHDPLQRVAFGTSGHRGTSISGSFNESHILAVTQAVAEHRAAAGIRGPLFMGLDTHALSEPAWMTALQVLVANGVQVRAQAGSFTPTPLISHAILEHNRPGREGKPDHDWADGIVITPSHNPPQDGGFKYNPPSGGPADTDVTGAVQARANAILENELRDVQRVSLEDALAGLTDFDFITPYVSQLGTVVNLDAIRQSGVRIGVDPLGGSSLPVWQAIQAQHGLNLQIVNEDIDPRFAFMSVDRDGKIRMDCSSPYAMAGLLSLKGDFDVAIGNDPDADRHGIVTRAGLMNPNHYLAVMIEYLFSHRPGWRADAAIGKTLVSSALIDRVGAGIGRRVVEVPVGFKYFVEGLLDGSFGFGGEESAGASFLRLDGTPWSTDKDGLIPGLLAAEMTAVTGKTPGERFADLTARYGETAYDRQDAPADAAQKKILSSLSPEQVTATTLGGDPITAKLTRAPGNGAGIGGLKVTTDQAWFAARPSGTEDVYKIYAESFRGEGHLRQVMAEARDVVSAALTGP, encoded by the coding sequence ATGACCCTCAGCCCCCTGGCCGGTAAACGCGCGCCGCAGAGCCTGCTGACGAACATCCCCCGACTGGTCGCCCACTACTACGAGACCCGCCCGGACATGCATGATCCCCTGCAGCGCGTCGCGTTCGGGACCAGCGGGCACCGCGGCACCAGCATCAGCGGCAGCTTCAACGAGTCGCACATCCTGGCGGTCACGCAGGCCGTCGCCGAGCACCGCGCCGCCGCCGGGATCCGGGGGCCGCTGTTCATGGGCCTGGACACCCACGCGCTGTCCGAACCCGCCTGGATGACCGCGCTGCAGGTCCTCGTCGCCAACGGCGTGCAGGTGCGCGCGCAGGCGGGCTCGTTCACGCCCACGCCGCTGATCAGTCACGCGATCCTCGAACACAACCGCCCCGGTCGCGAGGGGAAACCCGACCACGACTGGGCCGACGGGATCGTCATCACGCCCAGCCACAACCCCCCGCAGGACGGCGGCTTCAAGTACAACCCCCCCTCCGGCGGCCCGGCCGACACCGACGTGACGGGCGCCGTGCAGGCCCGCGCGAACGCCATCCTGGAGAACGAGCTGCGCGACGTGCAGCGCGTCTCGCTCGAGGACGCCCTGGCGGGCCTGACGGACTTCGACTTCATCACCCCCTACGTGTCGCAGCTGGGCACGGTCGTGAACCTGGACGCCATCCGCCAGAGCGGCGTGCGGATCGGGGTGGACCCGCTGGGCGGCAGCAGCCTCCCGGTGTGGCAGGCCATCCAGGCGCAGCACGGCCTGAACCTGCAGATCGTGAACGAGGACATCGACCCGCGCTTCGCGTTCATGAGCGTCGACCGCGACGGGAAGATCCGCATGGACTGCTCCAGCCCGTACGCCATGGCGGGCCTGCTGTCCCTGAAAGGCGACTTCGACGTGGCGATCGGCAACGACCCGGACGCCGACCGGCACGGCATCGTGACCCGCGCGGGCCTGATGAACCCCAACCATTACCTGGCGGTCATGATCGAGTACCTGTTCAGCCACCGCCCGGGCTGGCGCGCGGACGCCGCGATCGGCAAGACGCTGGTCAGCAGCGCCCTGATCGACCGGGTGGGCGCCGGCATCGGGCGGCGCGTCGTGGAGGTCCCGGTCGGCTTCAAGTACTTCGTGGAGGGTCTGCTGGACGGCTCGTTCGGCTTCGGGGGAGAGGAGAGCGCCGGGGCGAGCTTCCTGAGACTGGACGGCACGCCCTGGAGCACCGACAAGGACGGCCTGATCCCCGGCCTGCTGGCCGCCGAGATGACCGCCGTGACCGGCAAGACGCCCGGCGAACGCTTCGCGGACCTCACCGCCCGCTACGGCGAGACCGCCTACGACCGCCAGGACGCCCCCGCCGACGCCGCACAGAAGAAGATCCTGTCCAGCCTCAGCCCCGAGCAGGTCACGGCCACCACGCTGGGCGGCGACCCCATCACCGCGAAACTCACCCGCGCGCCCGGCAACGGCGCGGGGATCGGCGGGCTGAAGGTCACCACCGACCAGGCGTGGTTCGCCGCGCGGCCCAGCGGCACCGAGGACGTGTACAAGATCTACGCCGAGAGCTTCCGCGGCGAAGGGCACCTGAGGCAGGTCATGGCGGAGGCCCGCGACGTCGTGAGCGCCGCCCTGACCGGGCCGTGA
- a CDS encoding CAP domain-containing protein yields the protein MTRAWWVVGLVSAVLVGCGGGGAPDAERVEDGPVTVMVEDGFYGVNFSYTTSASFTPLRAPLPGFAQSQAEREMLAAINAERARGGVCPSGVFPAAAQLKFEGHLHKAATQYGQELAASGRLELPHRSRVDNRVPSQRMVDAGYRPVPPANVKWVFEESLAAGEGFTDPAEVIAAWKGSPSHCRALFENIGNGAVARVDGAAGTFWVLNIAGWENE from the coding sequence ATGACGCGTGCGTGGTGGGTGGTGGGGCTGGTGTCGGCGGTGCTGGTGGGGTGCGGGGGTGGGGGCGCGCCGGATGCCGAGCGGGTGGAGGACGGGCCGGTGACGGTGATGGTGGAGGACGGGTTCTACGGCGTGAACTTCTCGTATACGACGTCGGCGTCGTTCACGCCGCTCCGGGCGCCGTTGCCGGGCTTTGCGCAGTCCCAGGCGGAGCGGGAGATGCTGGCGGCCATCAATGCGGAGCGGGCGCGCGGTGGGGTGTGTCCGAGCGGGGTGTTCCCGGCGGCGGCGCAGCTGAAGTTCGAGGGTCACCTGCACAAGGCGGCGACGCAGTACGGGCAGGAACTGGCGGCGTCCGGGCGGCTGGAACTGCCGCACCGCAGCCGGGTGGACAACCGGGTGCCGTCGCAGCGGATGGTGGACGCCGGGTACCGGCCGGTGCCGCCCGCGAACGTGAAGTGGGTGTTCGAAGAGAGCCTCGCGGCCGGTGAGGGCTTCACGGACCCTGCCGAGGTGATCGCGGCGTGGAAGGGCAGCCCGTCGCACTGCCGGGCGCTGTTCGAGAACATCGGGAACGGCGCGGTGGCGCGGGTGGACGGCGCGGCCGGGACGTTCTGGGTGCTGAACATCGCGGGCTGGGAGAACGAGTAG
- a CDS encoding ferritin-like domain-containing protein, with translation MSDAMNRRKFLGAAGAVTATGLLAGCTPALSATPKANLDAMIFNFALNLEYLEAAFYLAAVGRLQELDAAGGDSSKVILPAGFTGKNGNGVPFASADVRAYAEEIATDELNHVKVIRKVLGAAAVAQPTLDLGPAFVAAGKAASGGAIANFNPFANDLFFLHGAFIFEDVGVSAYKGAARLLTDTSAGGNLENAAGILAVEAYHSGMIRTLLYQQRNTDVTASLKVSDVVQAISNLRDSVDGDTDVDQGIVEGGKANIVLADANGIAYSRTPRQVGNIVFLAPGATKGGFYPDGLSGNFSAILAL, from the coding sequence ATGTCCGACGCCATGAACCGCCGTAAGTTCCTCGGGGCCGCCGGGGCCGTCACCGCCACCGGTCTGCTCGCCGGCTGCACGCCCGCCCTGAGCGCCACGCCCAAGGCGAACCTGGACGCCATGATCTTCAACTTCGCGCTGAACCTCGAGTACCTGGAAGCGGCGTTCTACCTGGCGGCCGTGGGCCGCCTGCAGGAACTGGACGCCGCGGGTGGCGACAGCAGCAAGGTCATCCTGCCTGCGGGCTTCACCGGCAAGAACGGGAACGGCGTGCCGTTCGCGTCCGCCGACGTGCGCGCCTACGCCGAGGAGATCGCCACGGACGAGCTGAACCACGTGAAGGTCATCCGCAAGGTGCTGGGGGCCGCGGCTGTCGCGCAGCCCACCCTGGACCTGGGTCCGGCGTTCGTCGCGGCGGGCAAGGCCGCGTCGGGCGGGGCCATCGCGAACTTCAACCCCTTCGCGAACGACCTGTTCTTCCTGCACGGCGCGTTCATCTTCGAGGACGTGGGCGTCAGCGCGTACAAGGGCGCGGCGCGCCTGCTGACCGACACGAGCGCGGGCGGCAACCTGGAGAACGCGGCGGGCATCCTGGCCGTCGAGGCGTACCACTCGGGCATGATCCGCACCCTGCTGTACCAGCAGCGCAACACGGACGTCACGGCCAGCCTGAAGGTCAGTGACGTCGTGCAGGCGATCAGCAACCTGCGTGACAGCGTGGACGGCGACACGGACGTGGATCAGGGCATCGTCGAGGGCGGCAAGGCGAACATCGTCCTGGCCGACGCGAACGGCATCGCGTACAGCCGCACGCCCCGTCAGGTGGGGAACATCGTGTTCCTCGCGCCCGGCGCGACGAAGGGTGGCTTCTACCCCGACGGCCTCAGCGGAAACTTCAGCGCGATCCTGGCACTGTAA
- a CDS encoding malate dehydrogenase, whose protein sequence is MTTKQPVRVAVTGAAGQIGYSLLFRIASGDMLGKDQPVILQLLEITPALKALNGVVMELRDCAFPLLADIVTSDDPMVAFKDADYALLVGAMPRKAGMERGDLLGANGGIFKPQGEALNAVASRDVKVLVVGNPANTNALIAQQNAPDLDAGQFTAMVRLDHNRAISQLAEKTGKPVSSIKNLTIWGNHSSTQYPDLSQATVDGQPALDQVDRDWYENSYISTVAKRGAAIIEARGLSSAASAASAAIDHMRDWALGTPEGEWVSMGIPSDGSYGIPEGLIYGFPVTCKNGKYEIVQGLPVSDFSRGKMDATAQELTEERDEVRKLGLVK, encoded by the coding sequence ATGACGACCAAACAACCCGTCCGCGTTGCCGTTACCGGCGCCGCTGGCCAGATCGGCTACAGCCTTCTTTTCCGCATCGCGTCGGGCGATATGCTCGGCAAGGACCAGCCGGTCATTCTGCAGCTGCTGGAGATCACGCCCGCACTGAAGGCGCTGAACGGCGTCGTGATGGAGTTGCGTGACTGCGCGTTCCCGCTGCTGGCGGACATCGTGACGAGCGATGACCCGATGGTGGCGTTCAAGGACGCGGATTACGCGCTGCTGGTCGGCGCGATGCCCCGCAAGGCGGGCATGGAGCGCGGGGATCTGCTGGGCGCGAACGGTGGGATCTTCAAGCCGCAGGGTGAGGCGCTGAACGCCGTGGCGAGCCGTGACGTGAAGGTGCTCGTGGTGGGGAACCCCGCGAACACGAACGCGCTGATCGCGCAGCAGAACGCGCCTGATCTGGACGCGGGGCAGTTCACGGCGATGGTGCGTCTGGATCACAACCGCGCGATCAGCCAGCTGGCGGAGAAGACCGGGAAGCCCGTGAGCAGCATCAAGAACCTGACGATCTGGGGGAACCACAGCAGCACGCAGTACCCCGACCTGTCGCAGGCGACGGTGGACGGTCAGCCTGCGCTGGATCAGGTGGACCGCGACTGGTACGAGAACAGCTACATCTCCACGGTCGCCAAGCGTGGCGCGGCGATCATCGAGGCGCGCGGCCTGAGCAGCGCCGCGTCCGCCGCGAGCGCCGCGATCGACCACATGCGCGACTGGGCGCTCGGCACGCCCGAGGGCGAGTGGGTCAGCATGGGCATCCCCAGCGACGGCAGCTACGGCATTCCCGAGGGCCTGATCTACGGCTTCCCCGTGACCTGCAAGAACGGCAAGTACGAGATCGTGCAGGGCCTCCCCGTCAGTGACTTCAGCCGCGGCAAGATGGACGCCACGGCGCAGGAACTGACCGAGGAACGCGACGAAGTGCGCAAACTGGGCCTGGTGAAGTAA
- the glpX gene encoding class II fructose-bisphosphatase, which translates to MTVKRKQGAESRVDTNHFEHALVLETARVTEGAALAASRWMGMGDKNAVDGAGTEAMRELLNSLDIRGTVVIGEGEMDEAPMLYIGEKVGQGQYEVDIAVDPVEGTSVTAKGLPNGLAVIALSERGGLMHAPDCYMDKLVVPPPAAGKVNLDWPVEANLNVLAQSLERDVDDLMITILDRERHADLIRRVRAAGARVKLIGDGDVVASLQVGVRGTGVHALMGSGGAPEGVLSAAAMKCLGAEIQGRFIAEDDAMSERFRAMGVDENRVYKTNDLAPGKQMVFSATGITYGELLSGVRRFGGGARTHTLVMGYATRVVRFIDTVHLEDDGARVTIRV; encoded by the coding sequence ATGACGGTCAAGCGGAAGCAAGGCGCGGAGAGCCGCGTGGACACCAACCACTTCGAGCACGCCCTGGTCCTGGAAACGGCCCGGGTGACCGAGGGCGCCGCCCTGGCTGCCAGCCGCTGGATGGGCATGGGCGACAAGAACGCCGTGGACGGCGCGGGCACCGAGGCCATGCGCGAACTGCTGAACAGCCTGGATATCCGCGGGACGGTCGTGATCGGCGAGGGCGAGATGGACGAGGCCCCCATGCTGTACATCGGCGAGAAGGTCGGGCAGGGCCAGTACGAGGTGGACATCGCCGTGGACCCGGTCGAGGGCACCAGCGTGACCGCCAAGGGCCTCCCGAACGGACTGGCCGTGATCGCCCTGTCCGAGCGGGGCGGGCTGATGCACGCGCCGGACTGCTACATGGACAAGCTGGTCGTGCCGCCCCCCGCCGCCGGGAAGGTGAACCTGGACTGGCCGGTCGAGGCGAACCTGAACGTCCTGGCGCAGAGCCTGGAACGCGACGTGGACGACCTGATGATCACGATCCTGGACCGCGAGCGGCACGCGGACCTGATCCGCCGCGTGCGGGCCGCCGGGGCGCGCGTGAAACTGATCGGGGACGGGGACGTGGTCGCCAGCCTGCAGGTGGGCGTGCGCGGCACGGGCGTGCACGCGCTGATGGGGTCGGGCGGCGCGCCCGAGGGGGTGCTGTCGGCGGCGGCCATGAAGTGCCTGGGCGCGGAGATCCAGGGCCGCTTCATCGCGGAGGACGACGCCATGAGCGAGCGCTTCAGGGCGATGGGCGTGGACGAGAACAGGGTCTACAAGACCAACGACCTGGCCCCCGGCAAGCAGATGGTGTTCAGCGCGACCGGGATCACGTACGGCGAACTGCTCAGCGGCGTGCGGCGCTTCGGTGGCGGGGCGCGCACGCACACGCTGGTGATGGGCTACGCGACGCGTGTGGTGCGCTTCATCGACACGGTGCACCTGGAGGACGACGGTGCGCGCGTGACCATCCGCGTCTGA
- a CDS encoding enoyl-CoA hydratase/isomerase family protein, which yields MTTAQLTAPGAYPGLTLQLHDGGILEVVIRSDKTLNSVNADAHRALTRVWRDIDDTPGIRCVLVRGDGRGFSSGGDFTLIEEMSSDFTALTRVWKEARDLVYNVINCSKPIVSAIHGPCVGAGLAVALLTDVSITAHTARLLDGHVRLGVAAGDHAAIIWPLLCGLNKAKYHLMTGEPVSGIEAERIGLVSLTVPDDELLDRAWKVARQLASGSPTATRWTKYALNNWLRQAGPTFDASLALEFLGFTGPDVREGLSSLREKRAPNFADDAPL from the coding sequence ATGACCACAGCTCAACTCACCGCGCCCGGCGCGTACCCCGGCCTGACCCTCCAGCTGCACGACGGCGGCATCCTCGAAGTCGTCATCCGCAGCGACAAGACCTTGAACAGCGTCAACGCCGACGCGCACCGCGCCCTGACCCGCGTGTGGCGCGACATCGACGACACCCCAGGCATCCGCTGCGTCCTCGTACGCGGCGACGGACGCGGGTTCAGCAGCGGCGGCGACTTCACCCTGATCGAGGAGATGAGCAGCGACTTCACCGCCCTCACCCGCGTCTGGAAAGAAGCCCGCGACCTCGTCTACAACGTCATCAACTGCAGCAAACCCATCGTCAGCGCCATCCACGGCCCCTGCGTCGGCGCCGGACTCGCCGTCGCCCTGCTCACCGACGTCAGCATCACCGCACACACCGCCCGCCTCCTCGACGGCCACGTCCGCCTGGGCGTCGCCGCCGGGGACCACGCCGCGATCATCTGGCCCCTCCTGTGCGGCCTCAACAAAGCCAAGTACCACCTCATGACCGGCGAACCCGTCAGCGGCATCGAAGCCGAACGCATCGGCCTCGTCAGCCTCACCGTCCCCGACGACGAACTCCTGGACCGCGCCTGGAAGGTCGCCCGGCAACTCGCCAGCGGCAGCCCCACCGCCACCCGCTGGACCAAGTACGCCCTCAACAACTGGCTCAGACAAGCCGGACCCACCTTCGACGCATCCCTCGCGCTGGAATTCCTCGGCTTCACCGGCCCCGACGTCCGCGAAGGCCTCAGCAGCCTCCGCGAAAAACGCGCACCGAACTTCGCCGACGACGCGCCGCTGTAA
- a CDS encoding tRNA (cytidine(34)-2'-O)-methyltransferase, which produces MSDAAPGREGPLLRVVLFEPEKAGNVGNVARTCAVLGADLHLIRPFGFHLHDREFRRAVMDYLEGVTLHEHASWTAFQGTLGAGARVWAFSTHATDLHTRAGFRRGDYLLFGPESRGLPAWLRDALPKLKLPQPGGGRSLNLSVAAGVAAFEAGRQIEGW; this is translated from the coding sequence GTGAGTGACGCGGCGCCGGGCAGGGAGGGGCCGCTGCTGCGGGTGGTGCTGTTCGAGCCGGAGAAGGCCGGGAACGTCGGGAACGTCGCGCGGACGTGCGCGGTGCTGGGCGCGGACCTGCACCTGATCCGCCCGTTCGGCTTCCACCTGCACGACCGGGAGTTCCGCCGCGCGGTGATGGATTACCTGGAGGGCGTGACGCTGCACGAGCACGCCAGCTGGACGGCCTTCCAGGGCACGCTGGGGGCGGGCGCGCGGGTGTGGGCGTTCAGCACGCACGCCACCGACCTGCACACCCGCGCGGGTTTCCGGCGGGGCGATTACCTGCTGTTCGGTCCGGAATCGCGCGGGCTGCCCGCGTGGCTGCGCGACGCGCTGCCGAAGCTGAAGCTGCCGCAGCCGGGCGGGGGCCGCAGCCTGAACCTGAGCGTGGCGGCGGGTGTCGCGGCGTTCGAGGCGGGGCGGCAGATCGAGGGCTGGTAA